In a single window of the Callithrix jacchus isolate 240 chromosome 1, calJac240_pri, whole genome shotgun sequence genome:
- the LOC144581623 gene encoding uncharacterized protein LOC144581623, with product MICVLEGLETGKRAAAGTDGGTGTCRGRSGELLGARGDGCRLRRPSGSAAAEPLGLTAGPEPPRPHDPPPRARPIKSAPTPLRLRRWLLAHIPGGWRLSSLPGTRRRRRQRGDGGKGGRKTGSGSKRRGPEKEEAPQEPEPPLPEPQFAIRGGSQSIFPLFSLLNSAGGCPMGNRTLQTGHSRDPSELPNGVGRGRAGLKVTEIKVGVPGEKEEHGPGLICVGSTLKVHRKGTRAVTCGSLGAVPES from the coding sequence ATGATCTGTGTCTTGGAGGGGCTGGAGACGGGCAAGAGGGCCGCAGCGGGGACGGACGGCGGGACCGGGACGTGCAGGGGGAGGTCCGGGGAGCTGCTGGGAGCCCGGGGCGACGGCTGTCGGCTACGGCGTCCCTCCGGTTCCGCGGCGGCGGAGCCTCTAGGCCTCACGGCCGGACCCGAACCTCCGCGGCCTCACGATCCTCCCCCGCGGGCCCGTCCCATCAAATCGGCACCGACCCCGTTGCGGCTCCGCCGGTGGCTCCTCGCTCACATTCCTGGCGGGTGGCGCCTCAGCTCCTTGCCCGGgacccggcggcggcggcgacaacgtggggatgggggaaagggagggaggaagactgGATCTGGCAGCAAGAGAAGGGGACCAGAGAAGGAGGAGGCGCCTCAGGAGCCGGAGCCGCCGCTGCCAGAGCCACAGTTCGCTATCCGCGGTGGGTCCCAGTCAATTTTCCCACTGTTTTCATTATTAAACAGTGCAGGGGGCTGCCCCATGGGAAATAGGACCTTGCAAACGGGGCATTCCAGGGACCCAAGTGAGCTCCCCAACGGGGTGGGTCGGGGCAGGGCAGGCTTGAAGGTGACTGAGATCAAGGTTGGAGTTCCTGGGGAAAAGGAAGAACATGGGCCGGGGCTGATCTGTGTGGGATCTACTCTGAAAGTCCACAGGAAGGGAACTAGGGCAGTGACTTGCGGGAGCCTCGGTGCTGTCCCTGAGAGCTGA
- the LOC118153814 gene encoding nuclear pore-associated protein 1-like isoform X2 → MGNLLSIFRPRSRRRPLPGRVPRAPIAREASQPGPAPPVAPTLTPGPYRFLFNGQQSRKPSPGSFFGAPRRPPDMGAPVAVPPAVDCRLLLRRRTVLSARNSLVLRHPSSVRIPPPSSTFTLRPQEEVVGARKRIPIPARLPNQTKMQNWVFFAWAFALPTPSRRTAQKVGKGTKATKAKEAEPPQPAKKRHCLPAVKIHQESSEMKKDARKKRNARKQKPTQS, encoded by the exons ATGGGCAATTTATTAAGTATATTTCGCCCCCGGTCCCGCCGCAGGCCCCTGCCTGGCCGTGTCCCACGCGCTCCCATAGCCCGGGAGGCGTCCCAGCCTGGCCCGGCTCCCCCTGTGGCGCCCACGCTTACCCCCGGCCCTTACCGATTTCTCTTCAACGGTCAGCAGAGTCGGAAGCCTTCTCCAGGCAGCTTCTTCGGCGCCCCCAGGAGACCGCCAGACATGGGCGCCCCCGTGGCGGTCCCGCCTGCTGTGGACTGCAGGCTCCTCTTAAGGAGGAGAACCGTGTTGTCGGCTCGCAACTCCTTGGTGTTGAGACACCCCAGCTCTGTGAGGATCCCTCCTCCCAGCAGCACGTTCACCCTCCGACCACAGGAGGAGGTGGTCGGGGCTAGGAAGCGGATCCCGATCCCAGCCAGGCTCCCGAATCAGACCAAG ATGCAGAATTGGGTGTTCTTTGCCTGGGCTTTTGCCCTGCCCACACCCAGCAGGCGCACGGctcaaaaagtgggaaaaggaacgAAGGCAACCAAGGCAAAGGAGGCAGAACCTCCGCAGCCAGCAAAGAAGAGGCACTGTCTCCCAGCAG TAAAAATTCACCAAGAGTCTAGCGAGATGAAGAAAGATGCCAGGAAGAAGAGAAACGCCAGGAAACAGAAGCCCACACAATCATGA